Proteins encoded together in one Planctopirus ephydatiae window:
- the ctaD gene encoding cytochrome c oxidase subunit I, whose amino-acid sequence MATIVENPSLTGGSPGAEPVVDNYLTFTRGWKSWAFTLDHKRIGVMYLCATLGAFFVGGIMALILRSELFFPGKQFLSPDMYNHMFTLHGAVMTFLFIIPGIPAAQGNFVLPIMLGAKDVAFPRMNLGSFYLWVFGAIYLVAAIIFGGLDTGWTFYTPYSTTTNTSVILATTGVFILGFSSIFTGLNFIVTIHTMRPPGMTWFRMPLFLWATYATAIIQVLATPVLGITLLLLIAERAVGIGIFQPELGGDPVLFQHFFWFYSHPAVYIMILPAMGVISELISTFSRKHIFGYRFVAYSSIAIALLGFLVWGHHMFTSGQSAVSATMFSFLTFSVSIPSAIKVFNWLATMYKGSISFATPMVYALSFIFLFSIGGLTGLFLGALSVDIHLHDTYFVVAHFHYVMMGGTLIAFLGGLTYWWPKMTGRMYDEFSSQMAAIGVFIGFNLTFFPQFVMGARGMPRRYADYLPEYEFYHQLSTIGAFVLGVALVAAVGILVRSLWTGAKAPPNPWGSATLEWQCSSPPPHDNFATTPEVGDPYAVESVKWSDSERGYVKNPSYVPSKDH is encoded by the coding sequence GTGGCCACCATAGTTGAGAATCCAAGTTTGACCGGCGGCAGCCCCGGTGCTGAACCCGTGGTCGATAATTACCTGACCTTTACCAGAGGCTGGAAGAGCTGGGCCTTCACTCTCGACCATAAACGCATTGGCGTGATGTACCTGTGTGCCACGCTCGGTGCGTTTTTCGTCGGCGGGATCATGGCTTTGATCCTGCGATCGGAACTGTTCTTTCCGGGAAAGCAGTTCCTCAGCCCGGATATGTATAACCACATGTTCACGCTGCACGGCGCCGTGATGACCTTTCTATTCATCATCCCGGGCATTCCCGCGGCTCAGGGGAACTTTGTCCTCCCGATCATGCTCGGTGCCAAAGATGTCGCCTTCCCGCGGATGAATCTGGGCAGTTTCTACCTCTGGGTTTTTGGAGCCATTTACCTTGTGGCAGCCATCATTTTCGGCGGGCTCGACACCGGATGGACGTTCTACACCCCCTACAGCACAACGACAAATACCAGTGTGATTCTAGCCACCACAGGCGTTTTCATCCTGGGCTTCAGCTCAATCTTCACTGGACTGAACTTCATCGTCACCATTCACACGATGCGTCCGCCAGGCATGACCTGGTTCCGCATGCCGCTCTTCCTCTGGGCCACTTACGCCACCGCGATCATTCAGGTGCTGGCGACGCCAGTGCTGGGAATCACGCTGCTGTTGCTGATTGCCGAACGTGCGGTCGGAATCGGAATTTTCCAGCCAGAATTGGGTGGTGATCCAGTGCTCTTCCAGCACTTCTTCTGGTTCTACTCGCATCCAGCCGTGTACATCATGATTCTCCCAGCCATGGGTGTGATCAGCGAATTGATTTCAACCTTTAGTCGCAAGCACATTTTCGGCTACCGTTTTGTTGCTTACAGCTCAATTGCTATTGCTTTGCTGGGCTTCCTGGTGTGGGGCCACCACATGTTTACCAGTGGTCAGTCCGCCGTTTCAGCCACCATGTTCAGTTTCCTGACATTCAGTGTTTCGATTCCGTCGGCCATCAAGGTCTTCAACTGGCTGGCCACGATGTACAAGGGCTCGATCAGCTTTGCGACGCCAATGGTTTACGCTCTGTCGTTTATCTTCCTCTTCAGTATCGGCGGCCTTACTGGGTTGTTCCTGGGTGCACTTTCGGTCGATATTCACCTGCATGACACCTACTTCGTCGTGGCTCACTTCCACTACGTGATGATGGGGGGCACGTTGATTGCCTTCCTGGGTGGACTGACATACTGGTGGCCCAAGATGACAGGCCGGATGTACGATGAATTCAGCAGCCAGATGGCCGCCATCGGTGTCTTCATCGGGTTCAATCTCACGTTCTTCCCACAGTTCGTGATGGGTGCCCGCGGGATGCCTCGCCGCTACGCGGATTATCTGCCGGAGTATGAGTTCTACCATCAGCTTTCGACGATCGGTGCCTTTGTGCTGGGTGTCGCACTGGTGGCTGCAGTCGGCATTCTGGTCAGGTCACTGTGGACGGGAGCCAAGGCTCCACCCAATCCCTGGGGTTCTGCGACTCTGGAATGGCAGTGTTCTTCGCCACCTCCGCATGATAACTTTGCAACGACTCCGGAAGTGGGCGATCCTTACGCGGTCGAATCTGTGAAGTGGAGTGACAGCGAGCGCGGGTATGTGAAAAACCCCAGCTACGTTCCCTCTAAGGATCATTAG
- a CDS encoding cytochrome c oxidase subunit 3 has protein sequence MSTADVVSPVTTPGEHHAHSGEGHDHGHGHQPHLAHHFESYEQQFDAGKLGIWLFLVTEVLFFSGLFCAYVVFRVLYPELFAFGHLFLNKELGAINTVVLLVSSLTMALAVRAAQLGQRQVLISMLVVTIACAFVFMGIKYVEYTTKFREGLFPARYFAPTPEALLHAAHMIHDAQSHGAAGHAAGHGAHDEHAADASHGHEGKAGDHSHEEVNKNGLTAAEQAMVDSVKVPANAGLFFSIYYCLTGLHGIHIIAGIAAISWILVRSIKGHFTPLYFGPVEYVGLYWHLVDLIWIYLFPLLYLIH, from the coding sequence ATGTCGACAGCAGACGTTGTGTCCCCTGTAACAACACCGGGAGAGCATCACGCTCACTCTGGTGAAGGGCATGATCATGGACATGGTCATCAACCACATCTGGCTCACCACTTCGAGTCCTACGAGCAGCAGTTCGATGCTGGTAAACTCGGAATCTGGTTATTCCTGGTGACCGAAGTCTTGTTTTTCAGCGGTCTCTTCTGTGCCTACGTGGTTTTCCGGGTGCTCTATCCTGAGCTCTTCGCGTTTGGTCACCTGTTCCTGAATAAGGAACTGGGAGCCATCAACACTGTTGTGCTCCTGGTGAGCAGTCTGACCATGGCTCTGGCAGTACGGGCTGCTCAGTTAGGACAGCGTCAGGTTCTGATTTCGATGCTCGTGGTGACGATTGCCTGTGCTTTTGTCTTCATGGGGATCAAGTATGTGGAGTACACCACCAAGTTCCGTGAAGGTCTTTTCCCTGCCCGGTACTTTGCTCCAACCCCGGAAGCACTCCTCCATGCGGCTCACATGATTCATGATGCTCAGTCCCACGGTGCTGCGGGACATGCGGCCGGACATGGTGCTCATGATGAACATGCTGCTGACGCATCACATGGTCACGAGGGAAAAGCTGGTGACCACTCGCACGAAGAGGTCAACAAAAATGGTTTGACAGCTGCTGAACAGGCGATGGTCGATTCTGTCAAGGTGCCAGCCAATGCAGGCCTCTTTTTCAGCATTTACTATTGCCTCACGGGTCTGCACGGGATTCACATTATCGCCGGGATTGCAGCCATTTCCTGGATTCTCGTGCGTTCGATCAAAGGACATTTCACACCGTTATATTTCGGGCCTGTGGAATATGTGGGTCTTTACTGGCATCTGGTCGACTTGATCTGGATCTACCTGTTCCCACTCCTTTACCTGATTCACTAA
- a CDS encoding cytochrome C oxidase subunit IV family protein: MTAATIDHTGHGHDGHSDGGHGHDSHGHHGHGHYPGVPSYSHIMPLWILFAVFASLIALTALTVALSGVALGTAEIFVSMGIATIKALLVAVYFMHMRHDKPLNVLICTFSLVFVALFIGLLLFDSMEYYPNIAARTYVEMLDKAK; this comes from the coding sequence ATGACGGCTGCGACGATCGACCATACAGGACACGGACATGACGGGCACTCGGATGGTGGACACGGTCATGATAGTCACGGGCATCATGGGCACGGGCACTACCCAGGTGTGCCCAGTTACTCGCACATCATGCCGCTGTGGATTCTGTTTGCCGTCTTCGCCTCGCTGATTGCACTGACTGCCCTCACTGTGGCGCTCTCGGGAGTTGCCCTGGGGACAGCGGAAATCTTCGTCTCGATGGGGATTGCCACCATCAAGGCGCTTCTCGTGGCGGTTTACTTCATGCACATGCGGCACGATAAACCCCTGAACGTGTTGATCTGCACCTTCTCACTGGTCTTCGTGGCCCTCTTTATCGGCCTGCTCCTCTTTGACTCGATGGAGTATTACCCCAACATCGCCGCCCGCACTTATGTGGAAATGCTGGATAAGGCCAAATAG
- a CDS encoding cytochrome c oxidase subunit 3: protein MPARRVIVQVEIGVYLMIASLAIFFISGIAAFVIVRNRLPETATDSGEFPIGLWISTAFLLAGSVSIQKALSAVKRERQKPFRQWLILAGVMGTLFLVSQTISLWQLLEIHWQVLKETRIWGFLFLLILLHAVHFVAGLGVLYAVIYYSLKGRFDHEYYSSVKMTAVYWHFLDVVWIAMLIMFLMTT from the coding sequence ATGCCTGCCCGACGTGTCATAGTGCAGGTAGAGATTGGTGTCTACCTGATGATTGCCTCTCTGGCGATCTTCTTTATCAGTGGGATTGCGGCATTTGTGATCGTTCGCAATCGCCTGCCTGAGACTGCCACTGATTCCGGCGAATTTCCCATCGGACTGTGGATCTCGACGGCGTTTCTGCTGGCAGGAAGTGTTTCGATTCAGAAAGCACTTTCAGCCGTCAAACGCGAGAGACAGAAGCCCTTTCGGCAGTGGCTCATCCTCGCTGGGGTTATGGGCACTCTCTTCCTCGTCTCACAAACTATAAGCCTCTGGCAATTGCTTGAAATCCACTGGCAGGTACTGAAGGAAACCCGCATCTGGGGGTTTCTATTCCTGCTCATCCTGCTGCATGCCGTCCATTTTGTGGCGGGTCTGGGTGTGCTGTACGCCGTGATTTACTACAGCCTCAAAGGGCGATTTGATCATGAGTACTACAGCAGTGTGAAAATGACTGCTGTTTATTGGCATTTTCTCGATGTGGTGTGGATTGCCATGCTGATCATGTTTCTCATGACCACCTGA
- a CDS encoding glucose-6-phosphate isomerase — protein MSAELSITPQAELWARYSTGLYRNEELGFSLDLSRVRMSPSEQSAIAEMFPMAFSAMAQLEAGSIANKDEGRMVGHYWLRAPQLAPTPELEADILQAIFDVKAFCQAVHAGEILGHGGKFTDVLLIGIGGSALGPQFIATALASSHDKLHMSFFDNTDPDGIDLVLSSLASRLSTTLVVVVSKSGGTPETRNGMLEAQAAFQSAGIPFAPQAVAITQAGSKLDQTAQSEGWLKTFPMWDWVGGRTSVMSTVGLVPAALQGLDIDSLLEGAGQMDSLTRVPQVKENPAALLAMAWYHCGQGRGSKDMVLLPYKDRLALFSKYLQQLVMESLGKELDRKGQKVNQGIAVYGNKGSTDQHAYVQQLRDGLNNFFATFIEVLKDRQRDSIEVDAGVTSGDYLYGFYAGTRKALYESGRDSITITVNEVNAHSVGALIALYERAVGLYAELVNINAYHQPGVEAGKKAAAQILALQSQAVEVVVSNKASLTADEVAKLANASDVESIYGILRHLAANPSRGIVRQPGKTPAEDRFGKL, from the coding sequence ATGTCAGCAGAATTGTCGATCACACCTCAGGCGGAATTGTGGGCCAGGTACAGTACTGGACTATATCGCAACGAAGAGTTGGGATTCTCGCTCGATCTCAGTCGAGTCAGGATGAGTCCTTCCGAGCAGTCGGCGATTGCCGAAATGTTCCCCATGGCATTCAGCGCCATGGCGCAGCTTGAAGCAGGGTCAATTGCCAATAAAGACGAAGGCCGCATGGTGGGCCACTACTGGTTGCGTGCCCCGCAACTGGCTCCAACCCCCGAATTGGAAGCGGATATTCTCCAGGCCATTTTCGATGTGAAAGCCTTCTGCCAGGCTGTGCATGCGGGCGAAATTCTCGGCCATGGTGGCAAATTTACCGATGTGCTGCTGATAGGCATTGGTGGCTCAGCTCTAGGTCCGCAATTCATTGCGACAGCCCTTGCCAGCAGCCACGACAAACTCCACATGTCCTTCTTTGATAACACGGATCCTGATGGCATTGATCTCGTGCTGTCATCACTGGCCAGCCGCCTGTCGACCACACTGGTTGTGGTTGTTTCTAAATCCGGGGGAACACCTGAAACTCGCAACGGGATGCTCGAAGCCCAGGCGGCTTTCCAATCGGCTGGAATTCCCTTTGCCCCTCAGGCTGTGGCGATTACTCAGGCCGGAAGCAAACTCGATCAGACGGCACAAAGCGAAGGCTGGTTGAAGACCTTCCCCATGTGGGACTGGGTGGGCGGACGAACCTCGGTCATGTCCACTGTGGGGCTGGTTCCTGCTGCACTCCAGGGGCTCGACATCGACAGCCTGCTGGAAGGTGCCGGGCAGATGGATTCGCTCACACGGGTTCCTCAAGTCAAAGAAAATCCCGCCGCACTTCTGGCGATGGCATGGTATCACTGCGGGCAGGGCCGAGGGAGCAAAGACATGGTGCTTCTCCCCTATAAAGACCGGCTGGCACTCTTCAGCAAATATCTGCAGCAGCTCGTCATGGAGTCTCTGGGCAAAGAACTCGATCGAAAAGGCCAGAAGGTTAATCAAGGGATTGCCGTTTACGGCAACAAAGGCTCAACCGATCAGCACGCTTACGTGCAGCAGTTGCGAGATGGCCTGAATAACTTCTTCGCAACGTTTATTGAGGTTCTCAAAGATCGCCAGAGAGATTCGATCGAAGTCGATGCGGGTGTTACCTCGGGAGATTACCTTTATGGGTTCTATGCCGGAACCCGCAAAGCTTTGTATGAAAGTGGACGTGATTCGATCACGATTACTGTCAACGAGGTCAATGCGCACTCGGTCGGAGCGTTGATCGCCTTGTATGAGCGGGCTGTAGGCCTGTATGCCGAACTGGTGAATATCAACGCCTATCATCAGCCAGGTGTCGAAGCTGGAAAGAAAGCTGCTGCCCAGATTCTAGCCCTGCAGAGTCAGGCGGTCGAAGTGGTTGTCAGCAATAAAGCTTCGCTCACCGCCGATGAGGTGGCCAAGCTGGCCAATGCCTCGGATGTCGAATCGATTTATGGCATCCTGCGACATCTTGCGGCCAATCCTTCACGAGGAATCGTCCGGCAGCCAGGCAAAACCCCTGCTGAGGATCGATTCGGTAAACTATAA
- a CDS encoding LL-diaminopimelate aminotransferase — protein MAYVNDNYLKLKAGYLFPEIGRRVSKFAKENPQAKVIRMGIGDVTEPLPAACISAMHAAVDEMARRESFRGYGPEQGFDFLREAIARHDFQSRGAQIQADEIFVSDGSKCDTGNILDILGKSNVIAVTDPVYPVYVDTNVMAGHTGEADAGGRYAGLVYLPMTEANQFVPALPEQKVDIVYLCSPNNPTGMAASRSALEKWVDYARKNEAIIFFDAAYEAFITEADVPHSIYEIEGARECAIEFRSFSKTAGFTGTRCAFTVVPKGLTARTSTGENVELHGLWNRRHTTKFNGVSYIVQRGAEAVYTPEGQSQVRQLVEFYLENARLMCAGLKQAGLTVYGGVNAPYVWLKTPNGLSSWDFFDQLLSKAHLVGTPGSGFGASGEGYFRLSAFNSRANVLEAIERVNKFVQG, from the coding sequence ATGGCTTACGTCAACGACAATTATCTGAAGCTCAAGGCTGGTTACCTGTTCCCGGAGATTGGCCGTCGTGTCTCCAAGTTCGCCAAGGAAAATCCACAGGCAAAAGTCATTCGCATGGGGATCGGCGATGTCACCGAGCCACTGCCCGCAGCCTGTATCTCCGCCATGCACGCCGCTGTTGATGAAATGGCTCGCCGGGAATCCTTTCGAGGGTACGGCCCCGAACAAGGCTTTGATTTCCTGCGAGAAGCGATTGCCAGGCATGACTTTCAATCGCGTGGTGCCCAGATTCAGGCCGACGAAATTTTTGTTTCTGATGGTTCGAAGTGTGATACGGGCAACATTCTCGACATTCTTGGCAAGTCGAATGTGATCGCTGTGACCGATCCTGTTTATCCGGTCTATGTCGATACCAACGTCATGGCCGGCCATACAGGCGAAGCAGATGCTGGTGGTCGTTATGCCGGTCTGGTTTATCTACCGATGACTGAGGCCAATCAGTTCGTACCGGCCCTTCCTGAGCAGAAGGTCGATATTGTCTACCTGTGCTCGCCGAATAATCCGACGGGTATGGCTGCTTCGCGATCAGCACTGGAGAAGTGGGTCGATTACGCCCGCAAGAACGAAGCCATTATTTTCTTTGATGCCGCTTATGAAGCATTTATCACCGAAGCCGATGTGCCTCACTCGATCTACGAGATCGAAGGGGCTCGCGAATGTGCCATCGAGTTTCGCAGCTTTAGCAAAACAGCCGGTTTCACCGGAACCCGTTGTGCCTTTACCGTCGTTCCCAAAGGTTTAACGGCCCGCACATCGACTGGTGAAAATGTAGAACTCCACGGCCTCTGGAATCGCCGCCACACCACGAAATTCAATGGTGTCTCGTACATCGTTCAGCGAGGTGCCGAAGCTGTCTATACTCCTGAAGGACAATCGCAGGTGCGGCAGCTTGTCGAGTTCTATCTCGAAAATGCCCGTCTCATGTGCGCTGGTCTTAAGCAGGCCGGGCTCACAGTCTATGGCGGTGTGAATGCCCCTTACGTCTGGTTGAAAACACCGAATGGACTCAGCAGTTGGGACTTCTTCGATCAATTGTTGTCGAAGGCACATCTGGTTGGTACGCCGGGCTCTGGCTTTGGCGCCTCCGGCGAAGGTTACTTCCGTTTGAGTGCTTTTAACAGCCGGGCCAATGTGCTGGAAGCGATTGAACGCGTCAACAAGTTCGTGCAAGGATAG
- the metF gene encoding methylenetetrahydrofolate reductase [NAD(P)H] encodes MTVFTTPNALPSTNLSSLYTSGQFALSIEIFPPKTAEGDAALRQALQEFSTYNPAFVSCTYGAGGSTRSRTLDWCREIIDRVGVAPTAHFTCVGSNSDELIEWLGQAWQLGVRNIMALRGDVPQGETEFKAVEGGFSHARQLVELIRKEFPEMGIGVAGYPEKHPEAASLETDIAFLKEKITAGGHAVFTQLFYDNETFYRYWEMCLKQGIDAPIIPGVMPITEYSRVKRIVEISGTKVPAELLEQLEAAHLRDDKAAQLEIGIEYSVQQCQDLIDHGVPGLHFYVLNKAHATSQILQSLGLKNSEITTG; translated from the coding sequence ATGACCGTTTTTACGACTCCAAACGCTCTGCCGTCGACCAATCTAAGTTCTTTGTACACCAGCGGACAGTTTGCCCTGTCGATCGAGATCTTTCCGCCGAAAACGGCTGAAGGTGATGCTGCTCTCAGGCAGGCACTGCAGGAGTTCTCCACTTACAACCCGGCTTTTGTGTCGTGCACTTACGGCGCGGGTGGTTCGACTCGAAGCCGGACACTCGACTGGTGCCGTGAGATTATCGATCGTGTGGGTGTAGCACCGACTGCACACTTTACCTGTGTGGGAAGCAACAGCGACGAACTGATTGAATGGCTCGGTCAGGCGTGGCAACTGGGCGTGCGGAACATCATGGCTTTGCGTGGAGATGTTCCTCAAGGCGAGACGGAATTCAAGGCTGTGGAAGGAGGATTCAGCCACGCCCGCCAGCTTGTGGAACTCATTCGAAAAGAGTTTCCCGAGATGGGAATTGGCGTAGCCGGCTATCCCGAAAAACATCCTGAAGCCGCCTCGCTGGAAACAGATATCGCCTTCCTGAAAGAAAAGATTACCGCCGGTGGTCATGCCGTTTTTACGCAGCTGTTTTACGACAATGAAACTTTCTATCGCTACTGGGAGATGTGCCTCAAGCAGGGTATCGATGCGCCAATCATTCCCGGGGTCATGCCGATCACTGAGTATTCCCGGGTGAAGCGTATTGTCGAAATCAGCGGCACCAAAGTTCCTGCTGAACTGCTTGAACAACTGGAAGCCGCACATCTCCGCGACGACAAAGCCGCCCAACTGGAAATCGGGATCGAGTATTCCGTGCAGCAATGTCAGGATCTGATCGATCATGGAGTCCCGGGCCTGCACTTTTATGTGCTCAATAAAGCCCATGCCACCAGCCAGATTCTCCAGTCCCTGGGTCTCAAAAATTCGGAGATCACCACGGGCTGA
- a CDS encoding GTPase: MGLELQPLSEKLRVFAIQLETVAEAARERLETDDQYQQSEWYGLLSNKLLPQLTGEPFLVVSIVGGTNTGKTTIFNHLAGEAIGEANPHAGFTRYPVCLVPTDFAKSASLHAIFPGFQVAALPENRMVQQERLTGSTFQSNPERFGDADNLLFTTIGNHLPANLLLLDTPDIDSVVTENLLRASMICQASDVLIGVLTDQKYNDAAVKMFFREAARQKKSVIVVFSKLDWPDPEKTWEQWLKTFIAETEVNPLAVFAVPRDGSKEKRQLRELKLEFIPLAGELSEQEMSHGREIEAGRSESNQLVRLLSELHFSELKLRATRGALESVVLGSSQWLAGFRNKAESLRDLASILENSLNGQRLNWPAAPRPIVIETLWKIWSQERTPLIQRIHWGYGKVGEVLLAPAKWLTSSSAKPASPVEQYRRDEWQVMSLATARLFEEMDRATMLVSERAELKEFQHRLKAVLSSTGREKVLKDLQEAHQQCDLHQEIQELVERDFHAFLAAQPGLKLTLQVLDQVAAFGRVGVTFASIMFVPGLVDAATQGVMHLTVDAAATAGVAGGADVAARFVSGQSIEQLQRWLLQVDQKFVERRIRWYEEALAKTELGQLNERLGQASKLAHAKPWIDSSQTIACLDELLHRI; encoded by the coding sequence ATGGGTTTGGAACTTCAACCGCTGAGCGAGAAGCTGAGAGTCTTTGCGATTCAACTGGAAACAGTGGCAGAGGCCGCTCGCGAACGGCTGGAAACGGACGACCAGTATCAGCAATCGGAATGGTATGGATTACTGAGCAACAAGCTGTTGCCACAATTGACCGGCGAACCATTTCTCGTAGTGTCGATTGTGGGAGGGACGAATACCGGCAAAACCACCATTTTCAATCATCTGGCGGGTGAAGCGATTGGCGAGGCAAATCCTCATGCGGGATTTACGCGGTATCCGGTCTGTCTGGTGCCGACTGATTTTGCGAAGTCGGCTTCACTGCACGCCATCTTCCCCGGCTTTCAGGTAGCAGCACTTCCCGAGAATCGGATGGTGCAACAAGAGCGGCTGACAGGCAGTACCTTCCAGTCCAACCCAGAACGGTTCGGCGATGCGGACAATCTGCTGTTCACCACGATTGGCAATCATCTTCCCGCTAATCTTCTGCTGCTCGATACGCCCGATATCGACAGCGTGGTGACGGAGAATCTGCTTCGAGCTTCGATGATCTGTCAGGCCAGCGATGTCTTGATTGGTGTTCTGACCGATCAGAAGTACAACGACGCAGCCGTCAAAATGTTTTTTCGAGAAGCAGCTCGCCAGAAGAAAAGCGTGATTGTGGTCTTCAGTAAGCTCGACTGGCCTGACCCTGAGAAGACCTGGGAGCAATGGCTGAAAACGTTTATCGCAGAGACAGAAGTGAATCCTTTGGCTGTCTTTGCCGTGCCGCGCGATGGTTCGAAAGAGAAGCGGCAGTTGCGCGAGCTGAAGCTGGAATTTATCCCACTTGCCGGCGAACTTTCTGAGCAGGAGATGAGCCACGGGCGTGAGATTGAGGCCGGTCGGAGTGAGAGCAATCAGCTGGTTCGTCTTCTAAGCGAATTGCATTTCAGTGAACTGAAGCTGCGAGCGACTCGCGGGGCTCTGGAGAGTGTGGTGCTGGGGAGCAGCCAGTGGCTGGCGGGGTTTCGCAATAAAGCCGAGTCACTGCGGGATCTGGCGTCAATTCTGGAAAACTCTTTGAATGGACAGCGGTTGAATTGGCCGGCAGCTCCCAGGCCGATCGTCATCGAGACGCTCTGGAAGATCTGGTCTCAGGAGCGGACTCCTCTGATTCAAAGGATTCATTGGGGTTACGGTAAAGTGGGCGAAGTACTGCTCGCACCCGCGAAATGGCTCACGTCATCCTCGGCTAAACCTGCCTCGCCGGTGGAACAGTATCGACGAGATGAATGGCAGGTAATGTCGTTGGCGACAGCCAGGTTGTTTGAAGAAATGGATCGAGCGACCATGCTGGTTTCCGAACGGGCAGAACTCAAAGAATTCCAGCATCGACTCAAAGCCGTCCTTTCGAGTACAGGCCGCGAGAAAGTGCTCAAAGATTTGCAGGAAGCTCATCAGCAATGTGACCTGCATCAGGAGATTCAAGAGCTGGTTGAGAGAGACTTTCATGCCTTTTTAGCAGCACAACCCGGCTTGAAGCTGACTTTGCAGGTGTTAGATCAGGTAGCCGCTTTTGGCCGCGTGGGAGTGACCTTCGCTTCGATCATGTTTGTTCCCGGATTGGTGGATGCAGCCACACAGGGAGTGATGCATCTGACAGTTGATGCTGCGGCCACGGCGGGGGTAGCGGGTGGAGCGGATGTCGCGGCCCGATTTGTCTCTGGTCAGTCGATCGAACAGCTTCAACGATGGCTGCTGCAGGTCGATCAAAAATTTGTCGAACGACGAATTCGCTGGTATGAAGAGGCACTGGCGAAAACTGAACTGGGCCAGCTCAACGAGAGACTGGGGCAAGCGAGCAAATTGGCTCATGCCAAGCCATGGATCGACTCTTCGCAGACGATCGCCTGTCTCGATGAGCTGTTACATCGTATATAG